From the Hevea brasiliensis isolate MT/VB/25A 57/8 chromosome 13, ASM3005281v1, whole genome shotgun sequence genome, the window TAAaatacaatttaattaatttcattaaattttatttttttattaattagttatttaattaCTTTAAACTATGTATAAGATATTAATTTTCTAGTTATATTGAATGATTATTCTTTTAATGTCACAATAAGTAGTCGGATAagttacaatatttaaatatatttatttcatatatatatatatatataatttttttgactgcttttattattaatattatttttttaaataatactaatattactaaataaatataatatttaaatatattatattcctttaatatattaaaaaatataaagtgaTGAAAATTATCgtgtaatttgattaattttaaattattttatatttttaattaataaatattttttatattttattaaaaaatttaagaaattaaaaatttagttatCATGAAAGTAataaatatgaaataattaataataaatttaaaatattattttattttcgtacactaaacttaaaaaaatacataaattaaaaatatttacatattaaaatttttattaacctTTAGCATGGCCAATTCCTATAAAAATGTTACATAGTTTGTATTGCAACACAAACTCTAGCGTGGCAAGAAATCATTGGCCCAATGACACAAATTGACGTGGCAaagcaaaaattgaaaaattaaatataaaatcccATAATTACCCCTTCTTCGAACAAACATCAAAAGCACACACACCCAAACAGGTCAGGAACCGATCTTTCTCCTTCAACAACGGCAGGAATATGCGTCGTTTGACGAGTTGCAGACTCACTCTCTCcctcctcattttctctctcctccctctctctctcctcgCTCGCCCTTTCGTTCTCGTTCTCTCGCAAGATGATCTCAAAGATGCTCCCACCTCCGGTGAATCCGATGGGGATTCCTCCCCCGACTCTCCACCAGAGTGGGACGAGTTCGGAGACTCCGATTCCAAGCCCGAGCACGAGCTCGACCCTGGCTCCTGGCGCCCAATTTTTGAGCCTGATTCCTCTACTCCTGATAACACGGAGGACCCGGTGATGGCGGAGTATTACTCCACTGTTCAGAAGATGCTGGGAGCAGTGAGCGGCGGGGAGGTGAGGATGATGGAGGAGGCTTCAGCGGAGATAGAGGCGGCAGCTGTGGCTGGGAATCCACACGCTCAGTCAGTTTTGGGATTTCTGTACGGGCTAGGGCAGATGAGGGAGCGGAATAAGGCGAAGGCGTTTCTATATCATCATTTTGCGGCTGAAGGAGGTAATATGCAATCCAAGATGGCTCTGGCATATACGTACTCGCGCCAAGATGTGAGTGATTTCAGCTTTAATTTTTAGAATATTTTAATGGTGAACTGTGAATTTCTTggacaattatattataattttgataagtcCCTTCAGTAACAGAGTGAGCGATTCAATTAGGTTTGATAGTGCTGAAACTTGCTTAATCAATTTTAGTTCTTCATGGGATATTGTGGTTATTCATGctgttattcctttttttttactCCCCCTATAGTTTGATGATTGGTTTATGTTATTGTTTTGTTTCAGATGTATGATAAAGCAGTTAAATTGTATGCTGAGTTAGCTGAAGTAGCTGTGAATAGTTTTTTGATCTCAAAGGATTCACCTGTGATTGAACCGGTTAGAATCCACAATGGAGCTGAGGAGAACAAGGAGGCTCTGAGGAAGTCGCGAGGGGAGGAGGATGAAGACTTCCAGATTTTGGAATATCAGGCCCAAAAGGGTAATGCTGCAGCCATGTACAAAATTGGGCTCTTTTACTACTTTGGATTGAGAGGGATGAGGCGTGATCATGCAAAGGCATTGGCATGGTTCTTAAAGGCAGTAAAGAAGGGAGAGCCCAGGTCAATGGAACTCCTTGGTGAGATATATGCAAGAGGAGCTGGAGTTGAAAGGAATTATACTAAAGCACTTGAATGGCTGACACTTGCATCAAAGCAGCAACTGTACTCAGCTTATAATGGCATGGGGTATTTGTATGTGAAAGGTTATGGAGTGGAAAAGAAGAACTACACCAAAGTAAGCTCATTTTTATTTTGAGCACATACATGAATCGAGCTTTACATGTTATTGTTGGTTGGATCTAACACAATGGCACTCTAAGCAGTTAAGTGATGAATAAGTGACCTTCTAGAAATTTGTTTCTTATTTTTAATCATATTGATAGTGGAGAAATTGGAGGATCCCCTTAGATAAATTTTGCAAGGAAGGAATGAAATTCATCAACTCTCTTTGGGGGTCCCTGTCAAATTTTATCATTTGTCTCTCCTGTCTGTAAAGTTTCAGCTGATTACGGTGCAATTATATCATTCCACTAGGATGCTTGAAAAAAACTTTTGGCTTGAAGCATGATCTATTAATTTATGAGAACTTTTAGCACATTGTATACTTGCATTCTTATACAATCGGTACAAAGGCCTGGGTGAGTTGTCTAAACCATTTTATTGTTGCCATTATATTATCTCATTGTGAGCTTGTTAAGGCTAGGTGCATGTTGTGGATATTTTTTGGTTGTTTCCAATATATACTGTTTCATGTTGGCCTTTTTTTTTAATGGCTAATTTCTGATAACTTGTCACAAATCAATTCGTTCTATTGCAGGCAAAAGAATACTTTGAGAAAGCTGCTGACAATGAAGAGGCTGGCGGGCACTACAATCTCGGAGTAATGTATCTTAAAGGGATTGGGGTAAAGAGAGATGTGAAGCTGGCTTGCAAATATTTTATAGTGGCTGCTAATGCAGGTCAACCAAAGGCATTTTACCAGCTAGCAAAGATGTTCCATACGGGTGTGGGACTCAAGAAGGATCTCATTATGGTAAATCCAGTTGTTTATCTTTCACTTTTGCTTCCTGTTATAATTTATATGCTTGTGTAATATTTATTCAACTTATATTCTTGTGACCAATGAATATACCAAATGAAAGCTTGACCTCATTAAACTGGTAGGAGATTGTTGCATTTGTGAAAGGTACTGAGCTGCAGAGGAAAAGTGAGTAGCAGTAGAGGGAAAGAAGTAGGGGAGAGAGAGGAGAAAATTGTATGTAGTTTTCTGGTCAGTTTTCGGATCTGTTTGAATTTGACTAATGCTAATTAGATCCTAAATGTCTGGCAGTTCTGCATCATACATCTTAGTTGTATAGTCTAGGTAAGTAGCTGTTTAGGACTTTCAGGCGCCTGGTAATATGGAGATACTTGTAACTATTCTCAAAACTAATCCTCTCCTCAACATAGGATGAGATTAGTTTGACCTTGATATCTCTGCCAATATGAGTATGCcattgattttctatttcttaAGCTCTTTGGAATGTCTAAGCATTCATTTTGGAACCTaataatggtaaaaaaaaaaaaaaaatccatgtgTGCCCATTCTGAGTTGACCTGAAGTAAAAAAAATGGGAATTGctaaattaattatgtttatGTTTTAAGGATGCATCTTCCAGCAAATGCTGCAGGCGGTATTATTATGTATGAGATCCATTTACGGCTGATCTTTTCTTCATTCCAGGCTTCTGCATTATATAAACTGGTTGCAGAACGGGGTCCTTGGAGTACCTTATCTAGATGGGCACTGGAATCTTACCTAAAAGGTGATGTAGGCAAGGCATTCCTACTGTATTCAAGGATGGCTGAACTGGGCTATGAGATTGCCCAGAGTAATGCTGCATGGATTCTTGACAAATATGGGGAGCGTAGCATGTGCATGGGAGAATCTGGATTTTGTACAGATGCAGAAAGGCATCAGCGGGCACATTCTTTTTGGTGGCAAGCTTCTGAGCAGGGTAATGAACATGCTGCTTTGCTGATTGGTGATGCATATTATTATGGTCGGGTATGTTTCTCTAGTCTGACTTTAAAAATCCTTCAATCGCTATTTTAGGATCTATAAAGTTTGAGTCATccattctattttaatttttaggttcttttcttttttctttttcttcttcctctcaggGTACAGAGAGGGACTATGAACGAGCTGCAGAGGCTTACATGCATGCCAAATCTCAATCAAATGCACAAGCTATGTTCAACCTTGGATACATGCATGAGCATGGTCAAGGACTTCCATTTGATCTCCATCTCGCTAAGCGTTACTATGATCAAGCCCAAGAGATCGATCCTGCAGCAAAGTTGCCTGTTACACTGGCCCTCACAAGCTTGTGGATACGAAGGAACTATGCAGACAGTTTCCTGGTGAGTTTCTTTCACTATTTTACACCCTTGTCATTTTAAGTGTCAGTATGAAAATTAGGCGGTGGACTTCTATTAAATGCATCAAAATGCCTGCAAATGCATGTCAGTTcaacaccttttttttttcttcttccaccattcCCCTATTAATTTCTTACTTTCCTCCTTAGATGTTTAAATTGTTGTAAAACTGTGGAACATGTTAATAATCCGAGCTTCCCAAAATCTTATTGTGAATATTCAGCCTGACAGAAATTAAGAATGGGTATTATGCTGATCTTTAGCTTGATGAGTTAAAGTTCCGTGATAACTGATTGAATTAGTGCCTTTTGTGGAAAATTGTAAGAAATTTTGGGTTGTTATTTCCCTATGGGATTTCTCATTGCAGAAAATTAATAGCAATAAAATTAGAACTACATAATCGGAGAAAATGCCTTTCAGATAATTAATTTGCATTAAATAACttcgggttttttttttttttagttcattGGGTTCATGCATTTAAACCTCCACCTCACTTGGTCCGCATATTTTGTACTTGCTTCATATTGTTCTTGCACTTAGCGTACATCTCCAATGGATTATTATTTCTTCCTTATTTGCATTGGATTCAAATTGACTAAAAACTATTCAAGTAGCTTCTATCTGTCCTCCATACATTGCATTGTTTTTACATTTTTTCTTGTCATATCATGATTTGTGTATTGAGGTACACCTGATGGATAGAGAACCTGCCAAACCTGCCAATTTATGTATCTTAATGACAGAGAAACATACTTGTAGAGCAATACTTCCGGcaattaaatgttttatttttctttcctttttgttacaTAGAGAAGGAGAAAATATAGAAATAAGGAAAAGAATATGTAATTGGGCTAGTAGAGCATATTAGAATTGTAGAAGGAAAGTTTGTTAGGTCTGTTGAGTAGTTATTAATTGTTTTGGAGGGAAATTATGAGTAGTGAGAGCTGTTGGTTGTTAAGAGCAGTTATTAGGGAATTGGAGGTTAATCTATTATAAAAGGGAGTTGAAAGACCTGTATTAGGCATTCTGAATTCTGATCAATAATATTCTCTATCTTCTCTCTAAAATTCTCTTctttctgtctctctctctctctctctctctctcttctattctattatttcttctattttcttctcTGGAATATCTACTGTTAGGGCTACTACCTAACACTTTTCTTCTtgaattttgttctcattatggTAAATTATAAGTGGAAGGATCAGTTAAAGATCTATGAAAAGTTTAGGGATGAAGATTGATGTATTGAGGCACACCTGATGGATATAGAACCTGCCAATTTATGTATCTTAATGATAGTGCAACATACTTGTAGAGCAATACTTCTGGcaattaaatgttttatttattttttctttttttcttgaattttgttctcattatggTAAATTGTAACTGGAAGGATCAGTTAAAGATTTATGAAAAGTTTGGGGATGAAGATTGATGCTATTGCATGTGTAATCACAGAATCGAGACAAGGCCTAATGTATGGGGACAAACCCAGATaaattcattttcttcattttcaaattaaaaagttTCCCAATTCCATAAATGTCCATCCATTCCAATTATCAAACCTGAAACCTGTAAGTTGGAATTTTAAGTTTCAATCATTGACCTATTTTCCTGTAAAAAAATCTATATCAAGTTCGGTTTAAGGATTAGTGCTGTCAATTTAATATAGTAAAAACTTAAAACTCCACTTTGTTTACTGTACCGATCTCAGATTGGCTCATCCATTCATTCTGGTTCTATGTGTGCAAAATAGTAGCAGGACACTACAGTTAATTCATGGTCTTTTTTTCCCCTCCTAGTCCTGCAGAAATTaccaacattaaaattatttatgagctggaaatttttgatattttagcgaggttttttttttttgtgctgtCCTTTCT encodes:
- the LOC110648748 gene encoding ERAD-associated E3 ubiquitin-protein ligase component HRD3A gives rise to the protein MRRLTSCRLTLSLLIFSLLPLSLLARPFVLVLSQDDLKDAPTSGESDGDSSPDSPPEWDEFGDSDSKPEHELDPGSWRPIFEPDSSTPDNTEDPVMAEYYSTVQKMLGAVSGGEVRMMEEASAEIEAAAVAGNPHAQSVLGFLYGLGQMRERNKAKAFLYHHFAAEGGNMQSKMALAYTYSRQDMYDKAVKLYAELAEVAVNSFLISKDSPVIEPVRIHNGAEENKEALRKSRGEEDEDFQILEYQAQKGNAAAMYKIGLFYYFGLRGMRRDHAKALAWFLKAVKKGEPRSMELLGEIYARGAGVERNYTKALEWLTLASKQQLYSAYNGMGYLYVKGYGVEKKNYTKAKEYFEKAADNEEAGGHYNLGVMYLKGIGVKRDVKLACKYFIVAANAGQPKAFYQLAKMFHTGVGLKKDLIMASALYKLVAERGPWSTLSRWALESYLKGDVGKAFLLYSRMAELGYEIAQSNAAWILDKYGERSMCMGESGFCTDAERHQRAHSFWWQASEQGNEHAALLIGDAYYYGRGTERDYERAAEAYMHAKSQSNAQAMFNLGYMHEHGQGLPFDLHLAKRYYDQAQEIDPAAKLPVTLALTSLWIRRNYADSFLVNLIDSLPGVYPKIEAWVENVIMEEGNATILTLFVCLLTVLYLRERQRRHVAGVGGEVGVPPNQPFEHGAPVAVPR